The Lewinellaceae bacterium genome has a segment encoding these proteins:
- the fusA gene encoding elongation factor G, with the protein MANDLRFTRNIGIAAHIDAGKTTTTERVLFYTGLSHKIGEVHDGAATMDWMEQEQERGITITSAATKTSWKWKDQPYSVNIIDTPGHVDFTVEVERSLRVLDGVMSLFCAVSGVEPQSETVWRQADRYKVPRIGFVNKMDRSGADFFNVVNDVREKLGANAIALQVPIGSEESFVGVVDLITNEAMIWNEEDKGMTYEVVPIPEDLVDLVAEKRAELLEAVADYDDTLLEKFFEDPESISPDEIRAAIRAAVIDMSITPMMCGSAFKNKGVQAVLDAVCAYLPSPVDIDAVEGINPETEKAELRKPSANEPFAALAFKIATDPFVGRLAFFRVYSGTLESGSYVLNSRSGKKERISRLYQMHSNKQNAIDRVEAGDIAAAVGIKDLRTGDTLCDINKPIVLESMTFPEPVIGIAIEPKTQKDLDKLGMALAKLAEEDPTFKVNYNEETNQTVISGMGELHLEIIVDRLRREFKVECNQGEPQVSYKESLTNTVTHRERLKKQSGGSGLFADMEFELGPADQEFLDTDEFKNGKEKLQFVWGIVGGSIDKNYMKPIKDGFLSMMSNGILAGYNIDSMKVRVYDGSMHAVDSKPIAFELCAKEGFKAAAPKCKPELLEPIMKLEVVTPEEYVGTVIGDLNRRRGLPKGQESGAGGAITIKGDVPLSEMFGYVTSLRTLTSGRASSTMEFSHYAAAPSGIAKDVIDKAKGIVNV; encoded by the coding sequence ATGGCAAACGATCTTAGATTTACAAGAAATATTGGTATCGCGGCGCACATTGATGCGGGTAAAACCACTACGACTGAGCGTGTGCTTTTCTACACCGGTTTGAGTCATAAAATTGGTGAGGTACACGATGGTGCAGCTACCATGGACTGGATGGAGCAGGAGCAGGAAAGAGGTATTACCATTACTTCTGCTGCAACCAAGACATCCTGGAAATGGAAAGACCAGCCCTATTCAGTCAATATCATCGATACTCCCGGGCACGTAGATTTTACTGTTGAGGTAGAACGTTCCCTCCGGGTTTTGGATGGTGTTATGTCACTTTTCTGTGCCGTATCAGGTGTAGAGCCTCAGTCTGAAACCGTATGGAGACAGGCTGACAGATATAAAGTTCCACGTATCGGATTCGTTAATAAAATGGACCGTTCAGGAGCAGACTTCTTTAACGTTGTTAATGATGTTAGAGAAAAACTCGGTGCCAATGCAATCGCATTGCAGGTGCCAATCGGATCAGAAGAGTCTTTCGTTGGAGTCGTTGACCTCATTACCAACGAGGCAATGATCTGGAACGAAGAAGATAAGGGAATGACTTACGAAGTGGTGCCGATTCCTGAAGATTTAGTCGATCTCGTAGCAGAAAAGCGTGCTGAATTGTTGGAGGCGGTTGCTGATTATGATGATACCCTTCTGGAAAAATTCTTCGAAGATCCCGAATCCATCTCTCCTGACGAAATCCGCGCTGCTATCCGTGCTGCGGTGATCGATATGAGCATCACTCCGATGATGTGTGGATCCGCTTTCAAAAATAAAGGAGTTCAGGCTGTACTTGATGCAGTATGTGCTTACCTGCCTTCACCGGTAGATATTGATGCTGTGGAAGGGATCAACCCTGAAACAGAAAAGGCAGAATTACGTAAACCTAGTGCTAACGAACCTTTTGCTGCCCTGGCTTTTAAAATTGCAACTGACCCGTTTGTGGGCCGGCTCGCCTTTTTCCGGGTATATTCAGGAACTTTGGAATCTGGTTCTTATGTGCTGAATTCCCGTTCTGGTAAAAAAGAACGTATCTCCCGTTTATATCAGATGCACTCCAATAAGCAGAATGCTATTGACAGAGTGGAAGCCGGAGATATTGCCGCCGCCGTGGGGATCAAAGACCTTCGCACCGGTGATACGCTTTGCGATATCAATAAGCCGATTGTTCTGGAAAGTATGACTTTCCCTGAGCCTGTGATCGGAATTGCGATAGAGCCTAAAACGCAAAAAGACTTGGATAAACTGGGTATGGCTTTGGCTAAATTGGCTGAAGAAGATCCAACTTTCAAAGTTAATTATAACGAAGAAACCAACCAGACCGTTATCAGCGGAATGGGAGAGTTACACCTTGAAATTATCGTTGACCGTCTCCGTCGTGAGTTTAAGGTTGAATGTAACCAGGGTGAACCTCAGGTGAGTTACAAAGAATCGCTGACCAACACGGTTACCCACCGCGAACGTTTGAAAAAACAATCAGGGGGTTCTGGTTTGTTCGCCGATATGGAATTCGAACTCGGCCCTGCCGATCAGGAATTCCTGGATACTGATGAATTCAAAAACGGCAAAGAAAAACTCCAGTTCGTTTGGGGTATTGTCGGAGGATCCATCGATAAGAACTACATGAAGCCTATCAAAGATGGTTTCCTCTCTATGATGTCAAACGGTATTTTGGCCGGTTATAACATCGATAGCATGAAGGTGCGCGTTTACGATGGGTCTATGCACGCCGTGGATTCAAAACCAATCGCTTTTGAACTTTGTGCAAAAGAAGGGTTTAAAGCTGCCGCGCCTAAATGTAAGCCTGAATTGCTCGAGCCTATTATGAAACTCGAGGTAGTTACCCCGGAAGAGTATGTAGGAACAGTGATCGGTGACCTTAACCGTCGCCGTGGATTACCCAAAGGACAGGAATCTGGTGCAGGTGGTGCCATCACCATTAAAGGTGATGTTCCATTGTCAGAAATGTTCGGTTATGTTACTTCTCTGCGTACCCTTACTTCAGGACGTGCGAGCTCCACAATGGAATTCTCACATTATGCTGCGGCACCAAGTGGTATCGCCAAAGATGTAATCGACAAAGCCAAAGGCATTGTTAATGTATAA
- a CDS encoding 30S ribosomal protein S12 has product MPTINQLVRNGRKKIVEASKSRALESCPQRRGVCTRVYTTTPKKPNSALRKVAKVRLTNGLEVIAYIPGEGHNLQEHSIVLIRGGRVKDLPGVRYTIVRGALDTAGVGDRKQSRSKYGTKRPKS; this is encoded by the coding sequence ATGCCTACTATTAATCAGCTGGTACGCAACGGGAGGAAAAAGATCGTAGAAGCAAGTAAATCACGTGCACTTGAGTCTTGTCCTCAGCGTCGTGGCGTTTGTACTCGTGTTTACACGACCACACCGAAGAAACCTAACTCTGCTTTGCGTAAAGTAGCTAAGGTACGTCTGACAAATGGTCTTGAAGTGATCGCATATATTCCGGGAGAAGGCCACAACCTTCAGGAGCACTCCATCGTGCTGATTCGCGGGGGTCGTGTGAAAGATTTACCAGGGGTACGTTATACCATCGTTCGTGGTGCATTGGATACTGCGGGAGTTGGTGATCGTAAACAAAGTCGCTCGAAGTACGGAACCAAGCGTCCTAAGTCCTAA
- the rpsG gene encoding 30S ribosomal protein S7 — translation MRKRKPKERIIAPDPRYGDPMVTQFVNNMMFSGKKGTTFRAFYAAMDIVKERTGGDEHGVWKKALNNVMPQVEVRSRRIGGATFQIPIEIRAKRRVSIGMKWLVGFSRKRSGKGISEKLAAEIMAASKGEGAAVKRKEDMHKMAESNRAFAHFRV, via the coding sequence ATGAGAAAAAGAAAACCTAAAGAAAGAATTATTGCTCCGGATCCAAGGTATGGAGATCCAATGGTTACCCAGTTTGTAAACAATATGATGTTTAGCGGGAAAAAGGGAACCACTTTTCGTGCTTTTTACGCAGCAATGGATATAGTAAAGGAAAGAACCGGTGGAGATGAGCATGGTGTTTGGAAGAAAGCATTGAACAATGTAATGCCTCAGGTTGAAGTAAGAAGCCGTCGAATTGGCGGTGCAACTTTTCAGATTCCTATCGAGATTCGTGCCAAGCGCCGGGTTTCTATTGGAATGAAATGGTTGGTTGGTTTTTCACGCAAACGCAGTGGAAAAGGAATAAGTGAAAAACTTGCAGCCGAAATTATGGCAGCAAGCAAAGGAGAAGGTGCAGCAGTGAAACGTAAAGAGGATATGCACAAAATGGCCGAATCCAACCGTGCATTTGCGCACTTTAGAGTTTAA
- a CDS encoding DUF1003 domain-containing protein translates to MKKYYSAISKSELPSNKKVSAKLIRHSIFDLIQKDFPDFTLDDYISIAELNNYREKYVYNYVSQQKEDLSELEKQVLNSIAQNSILSDNISENQAEKATFGQRLADKVAVFGGSWTFIISFSVFIFIWIAMNIFLLMNKGFDPYPFILLNLILSCIASMQAPVIMMSQNRQEGKDRDRAIKDYTINLKSELEIRTLHEKMDHLILHQQQELMEMQKVQIEMMNDILTKMENK, encoded by the coding sequence ATGAAAAAGTATTATAGCGCCATCTCAAAAAGTGAACTCCCCTCAAATAAAAAAGTCTCGGCCAAATTGATCCGGCATTCCATTTTTGACCTGATCCAAAAGGACTTTCCTGATTTTACGCTTGATGATTACATTTCTATCGCGGAACTGAACAATTATAGAGAAAAATATGTGTACAATTATGTTTCTCAGCAAAAAGAGGATCTTTCTGAATTGGAAAAACAGGTGTTAAATTCCATTGCCCAAAATTCTATTCTTTCTGATAATATTAGCGAAAACCAGGCAGAAAAAGCCACTTTCGGCCAAAGGCTTGCCGATAAGGTAGCTGTTTTTGGAGGCAGTTGGACGTTCATTATTTCTTTTAGTGTTTTCATTTTTATCTGGATAGCCATGAATATTTTCTTGCTGATGAATAAAGGTTTTGACCCTTACCCTTTTATTCTTTTAAATTTGATTTTGTCGTGTATTGCCTCCATGCAGGCCCCGGTAATCATGATGAGCCAAAACCGACAGGAAGGAAAAGACAGGGATAGGGCCATAAAAGATTATACCATAAATCTGAAATCTGAATTGGAAATCAGAACCTTGCATGAAAAAATGGATCATTTAATTCTTCATCAACAGCAAGAATTAATGGAAATGCAGAAAGTACAAATAGAAATGATGAATGACATACTCACCAAAATGGAAAATAAATAA
- a CDS encoding immune inhibitor A translates to MKKLLLLMPGILFLFSNAFAQTVEFSDDFESGTTNWVLTGTWGTTTTQSNSPSTSLTDSPGGNYASNLNTTATMATGVDLSTALDATLQFWAIYDIEGGNFDYMYVEASGNGGTTWVNVATFLGEGNLSPWTQYSYSLGGFVGSSDVRVRFRFFSDTGYEVDGVYIDDVEIISSNEDNSPPLVLHTPNTFYRSNLGNVTKTAELIDVSGITSANLYYSVAGGAFNEVAGVNTSGDTYAFVIPEQAAGVQVDYYLEASDASPNANNVTTETFSYLDGNHIYFDNEQVDFVNSFGPDAASLLTGCAVRFSLVGTTDVVYALIRNYTDSNRPNDDFEFHIWANNNGVPGADLITPFMVTPEANLEVTSPMTRVDLSAYMDQLSGLTGDIFVGFIVPVGETWVTQTTPAAGGRTYVFNGTTWALNTGDDYHFRIITTAFEVADACSDAVDLSALMGQGLNNPQTSPIWNNTGATTDANDPLEGWECFGEPDGGGAAPSLENTLWYTFTGDGEVYDIRTTDCGGGLSDYIDFGDTQIAIYAGTGCGDMIPVACNEDIEGTPAEGPYPAGLIFETIAGVQYFMMVDGFAGSDGEFCIQFTQLANVTCADITLGASAGQPEVCFGDLTSFSVEDVVIPLSPVSAFLWIVTTADISGSADPFNDASFLGNFNLSSEIYAPALLNDGTQIPVGTFYFTPIVFGGAVDTDNTLAGLDLTNGCLITGQSVEVNLLGELAPLSGTAVSIDDTNPPSGAGSASVEVSGGSGEYTYLWSTGATTASLEGVFAATYTVTVSDASGCVEDVVVEVTVDVMTGTNDPAFSQRISLFPNPAGKEVNVAYRLGTAVDLEIRVLSVTGQELLYSMQNSVKQGVCPLSLEILADGVYFIQITDGIHTAIKRLVVSR, encoded by the coding sequence ATGAAAAAACTTCTACTTTTAATGCCGGGAATATTATTCCTTTTTTCTAATGCCTTTGCCCAAACGGTGGAATTTTCTGATGACTTTGAATCAGGAACCACAAATTGGGTGCTTACCGGAACCTGGGGAACGACCACCACCCAATCCAATTCTCCTAGTACCTCCCTCACCGATAGCCCGGGCGGCAATTATGCCTCCAATCTTAATACTACGGCTACCATGGCCACAGGGGTCGACCTATCGACCGCCCTTGATGCAACGCTTCAGTTTTGGGCCATTTACGATATTGAAGGGGGAAATTTTGATTACATGTATGTGGAAGCCAGCGGAAATGGTGGCACCACCTGGGTGAACGTTGCCACTTTCCTTGGCGAGGGTAATTTATCTCCGTGGACACAATACAGCTATTCCCTGGGAGGATTCGTGGGCAGCAGTGATGTGCGGGTACGTTTCCGCTTTTTCTCAGATACTGGCTATGAAGTGGATGGAGTGTATATCGACGATGTGGAGATCATCAGCTCCAATGAGGATAATTCACCTCCATTGGTTTTACATACCCCCAATACTTTTTATCGGAGTAATTTAGGGAATGTCACAAAAACAGCTGAGCTTATTGATGTTTCAGGCATAACATCCGCCAACCTGTATTATTCGGTTGCGGGTGGTGCTTTCAATGAAGTGGCGGGGGTAAACACTTCAGGGGATACTTATGCTTTTGTCATCCCCGAACAAGCTGCCGGAGTACAGGTGGATTATTATCTGGAAGCCTCTGATGCTTCGCCCAATGCCAATAACGTTACTACAGAAACATTCAGTTATCTCGACGGCAACCATATTTATTTTGATAACGAGCAGGTGGATTTCGTTAATTCCTTTGGTCCTGATGCTGCCAGCTTATTAACAGGTTGTGCCGTCCGTTTCAGCCTCGTAGGCACTACTGATGTCGTTTATGCTCTCATCCGCAACTATACGGATTCCAACCGACCCAATGATGATTTCGAATTTCATATCTGGGCCAACAATAATGGGGTGCCGGGTGCCGACCTTATCACACCTTTCATGGTAACTCCCGAAGCTAATCTTGAGGTGACCAGCCCCATGACGCGGGTGGACCTCTCAGCTTATATGGACCAGTTGTCGGGTTTGACGGGTGATATTTTTGTAGGGTTTATAGTACCTGTAGGGGAAACGTGGGTAACTCAAACCACACCGGCCGCCGGGGGCAGAACTTATGTATTTAACGGCACCACCTGGGCACTGAATACGGGGGATGACTATCATTTTCGGATCATCACCACCGCTTTTGAGGTGGCTGATGCCTGCTCTGACGCCGTGGACCTTTCCGCTTTGATGGGGCAGGGGTTGAACAATCCGCAAACATCCCCTATCTGGAACAATACGGGAGCCACAACGGATGCCAACGACCCCCTCGAAGGGTGGGAGTGTTTTGGTGAACCTGACGGCGGTGGCGCAGCGCCCAGCCTTGAAAACACACTTTGGTATACCTTTACCGGGGATGGAGAAGTGTATGATATCAGGACAACCGACTGTGGTGGTGGATTGAGTGATTATATCGATTTTGGCGATACACAAATCGCCATTTATGCAGGTACCGGTTGTGGGGATATGATCCCGGTGGCCTGCAACGAAGACATAGAGGGAACTCCGGCCGAAGGGCCTTATCCGGCAGGTTTGATTTTTGAAACCATCGCCGGGGTGCAATATTTTATGATGGTGGATGGGTTTGCGGGCTCTGACGGAGAATTTTGTATCCAGTTTACCCAATTGGCCAACGTCACTTGTGCGGACATTACCCTGGGCGCATCTGCCGGTCAGCCAGAGGTCTGTTTCGGCGACCTCACCAGCTTCTCCGTCGAGGATGTGGTCATTCCTTTGTCTCCTGTCTCCGCATTCCTGTGGATCGTAACGACGGCAGATATTTCAGGATCAGCAGATCCGTTTAACGATGCTTCTTTCCTGGGCAATTTTAATCTGTCATCAGAAATTTATGCTCCGGCCTTGTTGAACGACGGCACCCAGATTCCGGTGGGTACGTTCTATTTTACCCCAATCGTTTTCGGAGGGGCGGTAGATACCGACAATACCCTGGCCGGACTTGATTTGACCAATGGCTGCCTCATTACCGGTCAATCCGTGGAAGTCAATCTCCTGGGCGAATTAGCACCGCTTTCAGGAACCGCGGTTTCAATAGATGATACCAATCCGCCGTCTGGCGCGGGATCGGCTTCAGTGGAGGTTTCTGGAGGTTCCGGTGAATACACTTATTTATGGAGTACAGGGGCTACCACCGCGTCTCTTGAAGGGGTGTTTGCAGCTACTTATACTGTAACCGTGTCGGATGCTTCAGGTTGCGTAGAGGATGTGGTAGTGGAAGTGACGGTAGATGTGATGACGGGAACGAATGACCCGGCTTTCAGCCAAAGGATAAGCCTTTTCCCAAACCCGGCTGGCAAGGAGGTCAATGTGGCCTACCGTCTGGGAACAGCAGTTGATCTTGAGATCAGGGTACTCAGTGTCACGGGCCAGGAATTGTTGTATTCCATGCAAAATTCCGTAAAGCAAGGCGTATGCCCCCTTTCCCTGGAAATTTTGGCTGATGGGGTGTATTTCATACAGATCACCGATGGGATTCACACGGCTATTAAGCGATTGGTCGTGAGCCGATAG
- the rpsJ gene encoding 30S ribosomal protein S10 produces MNQKIRIKLRSYDHNLVDKSTEKIVKTVRNSGAVVTGPIPLPTEKKIFTVLRSPHVNKKSREQFQRRTHKRLIEIYTPTQKTVDALSKLELPSGVDIQVKLT; encoded by the coding sequence ATGAATCAGAAAATCAGGATTAAACTTCGTTCTTACGATCACAATCTGGTAGACAAGTCTACTGAAAAAATCGTGAAAACGGTGCGCAACAGCGGTGCTGTTGTTACGGGTCCGATTCCGCTGCCCACTGAGAAAAAAATCTTTACCGTGCTCCGTTCTCCGCACGTCAATAAGAAATCTCGTGAGCAGTTCCAGCGTCGCACCCACAAGCGTCTCATTGAAATTTATACTCCTACTCAAAAGACAGTCGATGCACTGTCTAAACTGGAATTGCCGAGTGGTGTAGACATTCAAGTTAAGTTGACGTAA
- a CDS encoding MgtC/SapB family protein, with the protein MELKLFALRLLVALAGGVAIGLERQWHHKSAGLRTNTLVTIGAAMYVLISVQMASEGGDPTRVIGQVVVGIGFLGAGVILHQGRDVQGLTTAATIWCSSAVGSLAGAGFLRESLISAGLIIVVNAFLLRIDNWLEKRNNRP; encoded by the coding sequence ATGGAATTAAAATTATTCGCACTCCGCCTCCTGGTGGCGCTGGCAGGGGGAGTAGCCATCGGCCTGGAACGGCAGTGGCATCATAAAAGCGCAGGGTTACGTACCAATACACTGGTTACGATCGGGGCAGCTATGTATGTCCTGATCTCGGTTCAAATGGCTTCGGAAGGCGGTGATCCTACCAGGGTGATCGGACAAGTTGTGGTTGGAATCGGCTTCCTTGGGGCAGGGGTGATTTTGCACCAGGGCCGGGATGTTCAGGGACTGACGACTGCAGCCACTATCTGGTGCAGTTCGGCCGTGGGCTCTTTGGCCGGAGCGGGTTTTCTAAGAGAATCCCTCATCAGTGCCGGGTTGATCATTGTCGTCAATGCCTTCCTGCTTCGGATAGACAACTGGCTCGAGAAAAGAAATAACCGACCCTAA
- a CDS encoding flavodoxin family protein, which yields MKKLIVQGSSRSDGNTHRIVSLFREETEADLLDLGEKNILPFDYDFNNQDDDFLPIIRDIADHYDLIIFATPVYWYTMSGLMKNFFDRLSDCLKIEKPTGRKLRGKSMALIICGSEEEEVPAFEMPFKLSAEYLGMNYLGYVHTWIEEDIVTEEVKQRVKQFARDITT from the coding sequence ATGAAAAAACTGATTGTCCAGGGCAGTTCGAGAAGTGACGGCAATACGCACCGGATCGTCAGTTTGTTCCGGGAAGAAACGGAAGCCGACCTGCTCGATCTAGGGGAAAAGAATATCCTCCCATTTGATTATGATTTCAACAATCAGGATGATGATTTCCTGCCCATCATCAGGGACATCGCCGACCATTACGATCTGATCATTTTCGCTACCCCCGTTTACTGGTATACCATGAGCGGCCTCATGAAAAATTTTTTCGACCGCCTTTCCGATTGTCTCAAAATTGAAAAACCAACTGGAAGGAAACTCCGTGGCAAATCCATGGCCCTTATCATCTGCGGCTCCGAAGAAGAGGAAGTGCCCGCCTTTGAAATGCCTTTCAAACTTAGCGCCGAATACCTCGGCATGAACTACCTCGGTTATGTCCACACCTGGATAGAGGAAGACATCGTCACCGAGGAGGTCAAACAGCGGGTGAAACAATTTGCGAGGGATATTACCACATAG